The Besnoitia besnoiti strain Bb-Ger1 chromosome IV, whole genome shotgun sequence genome contains a region encoding:
- a CDS encoding SAG-related sequence (encoded by transcript BESB_057290) produces MAVSLALSLDGRAVPGTVKRPAKRLGRATCRSRLPRAAVLVVVASFSLGLTSSLAAAAAAESTSSTCETRGKQIWCNCGQSAGDNSLSAVLSRENNVLSVTCPEGQKCAPSELKDKLVCQLGADAFTSCALDLHTLLAGRPSNAVWKDCSEAQKAAEAPCKTLTLPQENFPFIDAGFFVGCEQGGETKCTVAVTLEARPSTTEGQIVTCAYGTTSNPSHQAVTLNPSQNSLTLVCGDKGEVLPQRYDEAYCSSELKGDEDSCEGNYSWILPGYDLKWWTRHADSNSFTLSIPPERFPAEEAKIIVGCRHTKAAAYSQRDQELASSSTVCNVDVTIEASLAVAVSPTAAAVFGVFAGAAVMTVLSQDA; encoded by the coding sequence ATGGCAGTTTCCCTGGCACTTTCGTTAGACGGTCGCGCCGTCCCTGGGACTGTAAAGAGACCAGCAAAACGGTTGGGTCGTGCAACATGTCGAAGTAGACTCCCGCGTGCAGCGGTTCTTGTCGTTGTGGCAAGTTTTTCCCTTGGTCTCAcgtcgtctctcgcggcagcagcagcggcagagtcCACGTCCAGCACTTGCGAGACGCGTGGCAAGCAGATCTGGTGCAACTGCGGTCAGTCCGCAGGCGACAACTCGTTGTCCGCCGTTCTGTCAAGAGAGAACAATGTGCTCAGTGTGACCTGCCCAGAGGGTCAAAAGTGTGCGCCTAGTGAGCTGAAGGACAAGCTCGTCTGTCAACTTGGCGCGGACGCGTTCACGTCGTGCGCCCTCGACCTCCACACACTTCTTGCCGGCCGACCGTCGAACGCGGTGTGGAAAGATTGCtcagaggcgcagaaagcTGCAGAGGCTCCGTGCAAGACTCTCACGCTACCTCAAGAAAACTTCCCATTCATCGACGCAGGGTTTTTCGTGGGATGTGAGCAGGGTGGCGAGACGAAATGTACAGTAGCTGTGACGCTGGAGGCCAGGCCTAGCACGACAGAGGGACAGATCGTGACGTGCGCCTACGGCACTACCAGCAATCCTTCGCACCAAGCGGTGACGCTGAATCCCTCCCAGAACAGCCTAACGCTAGTGTGTGGAGACAAGGGAGAagtgctgccgcagcggtACGACGAGGCTTACTGTTCTTCAGAGCTGAAGGGAGACGAGGATTCTTGCGAAGGGAACTACTCGTGGATTCTCCCCGGGTACGATCTGAAGTGGTGGACTAGGCACGCTGACTCGAACTCGTTCACTCTATCGATCCCGCCGGAAAGGTTTCCggccgaggaagcgaagatTATTGTGGGATGTCGGCATACCAAGGCAGCAGCCTACAGTCAGAGAGATCAAGAGCTTGCGTCGAGCTCGACTGTCTGCAACGTTGACGTGACCATCGAGGCCAGCCTGGCGGTCGCTGTGTCGCCAACTGCTGCAGCGGTCTTTGGTGTATTCGCGGGTGCGGCCGTGATGACGGTACTATCTCAAGACGCGTGA